A single genomic interval of Rhodopirellula bahusiensis harbors:
- the hrpB gene encoding ATP-dependent helicase HrpB translates to MNRLPIEDVLSPLQTAIGNGTAVVLKAPPGAGKTTGVPPAVLQTLLDKDTVGQIWVIQPRRLAARSVAGWIAKSRNESVGETIGYHVRMDRRESATTRVLFMTTGMFLRRMQSDPLLEKVACVVLDEFHERTLELDLALAMTHRLRSELRDDLGLVVMSATMETEPIVAFLNRSNPQNAVPLRCEGRAFPVSVHHGEDRPGERIERRIVKPIREALESSNGHVLVFLPGVGEIHRVQSELERADLAGDARVVVLHGSLSPKQQDEAIRPSKFRKIVLSTNIAETSVTVDGVTAVVDSGMAKVPRFDSRRGLTRLETTSISLASADQRSGRAGRTAPGEAYRLWSQAAQRSREEYDVPEIMRADLSDMVLMLASHGETDLFAMQWLTAPPEHAVESAQSLLRMLGAIDGSGRISEGGRAMASLPLHPRIARMATVAVGSLAKSSVAILAALMSERDPMESISSMTLAEKVEAIETNRVPRTVPASSIKAIRQIAETIRKSLPGNASGEIESTSELDRETAVARALLSAYPDRVVLRRSDSPDRGRMVGGRGVSGLTRVLGEISNEDLLLCFDVDGGGTESRVRAAVPIREEWLDEEQVQTLASQSWDQERGAVRCRRQVTYGDLVLRETPAKVPCNDETASILFENAKTELPLGGLKFQKLLHRIGMVGEIDDQVPVVTGEMHLELLRQLCMNRSSLQELRSAPWKDHVLGMIGYSAWQIVQSEAPEEVTLPGGRKAAVHYVEGKPPWIEVKIQLCFGWPETPRILRGRTPLQLHLLGPNGRPQQITNDLASFWATTYGEIRKELRRRYPKHDWPEDPLSATASFNGMKRR, encoded by the coding sequence ATGAATCGACTTCCAATCGAAGATGTTCTCTCGCCGCTGCAAACGGCGATCGGAAACGGAACCGCGGTGGTGCTGAAGGCTCCACCGGGTGCGGGCAAAACGACTGGGGTTCCGCCTGCGGTCTTGCAGACTCTGCTGGACAAGGACACCGTCGGTCAAATTTGGGTGATCCAGCCTCGACGATTGGCGGCACGTTCGGTGGCGGGCTGGATCGCGAAGTCGCGAAACGAGTCGGTGGGAGAGACGATCGGATATCACGTCCGAATGGATCGCCGCGAATCGGCGACGACACGCGTGTTGTTCATGACGACCGGGATGTTCCTTCGGCGGATGCAGTCCGATCCGTTGTTGGAAAAGGTCGCTTGTGTGGTGCTGGATGAATTTCACGAGCGAACCTTGGAACTGGATTTGGCTCTCGCGATGACGCATCGGTTGCGTTCCGAACTGCGAGATGACCTGGGTTTGGTGGTCATGTCAGCGACGATGGAAACGGAACCCATCGTGGCGTTTTTGAATCGGTCCAATCCGCAAAACGCAGTGCCGCTCCGCTGTGAAGGACGGGCGTTTCCCGTTTCGGTTCATCACGGCGAAGATCGACCGGGCGAACGGATCGAAAGACGCATCGTCAAACCAATCCGTGAGGCGTTGGAAAGCAGCAACGGTCATGTGCTGGTGTTCTTGCCCGGTGTGGGTGAAATCCACCGAGTTCAGTCGGAGTTGGAACGAGCCGACCTGGCTGGGGATGCTCGCGTTGTTGTGCTGCACGGATCGCTTTCGCCAAAGCAGCAAGACGAAGCCATCCGGCCATCGAAATTTCGCAAAATCGTCTTGTCGACCAACATCGCGGAGACCTCGGTGACGGTCGATGGTGTGACCGCGGTGGTGGATTCAGGAATGGCAAAGGTTCCCCGATTCGATTCACGTCGTGGACTGACGCGACTTGAAACGACATCCATTTCGCTGGCGTCCGCCGACCAACGATCGGGGCGTGCTGGACGGACGGCACCTGGGGAGGCTTACCGTTTGTGGAGCCAGGCGGCTCAACGGTCTCGCGAAGAATATGACGTGCCAGAAATCATGCGAGCTGACCTGAGTGACATGGTGTTGATGCTGGCCAGCCACGGTGAAACGGATTTGTTCGCGATGCAGTGGCTGACCGCTCCTCCGGAACACGCGGTTGAGTCCGCTCAGTCGCTGCTGCGGATGTTGGGGGCGATCGACGGAAGCGGACGAATTTCTGAAGGTGGGCGGGCCATGGCGTCGTTGCCACTTCATCCGCGTATTGCTCGGATGGCCACCGTAGCGGTTGGCTCGTTGGCAAAGTCTTCAGTCGCGATCCTAGCGGCATTGATGAGCGAACGAGATCCGATGGAGAGCATCTCTTCCATGACGTTGGCGGAGAAGGTGGAGGCGATAGAAACCAATCGAGTTCCGCGAACGGTCCCTGCTTCGTCCATCAAAGCGATCCGTCAGATAGCAGAAACCATTCGCAAATCTTTGCCTGGCAACGCGTCTGGGGAGATTGAGTCCACATCGGAGCTTGATCGAGAGACCGCGGTTGCTCGGGCTTTGCTATCGGCCTACCCCGATCGAGTCGTCTTGCGTCGCTCGGATTCGCCGGACCGCGGACGAATGGTTGGTGGTCGCGGAGTGTCCGGCCTGACTCGCGTGCTGGGTGAGATTTCGAACGAGGATCTGTTGCTCTGTTTTGATGTCGACGGCGGTGGCACTGAATCTCGGGTCAGAGCGGCGGTCCCAATTCGAGAAGAGTGGTTGGACGAGGAACAAGTTCAAACGCTGGCGTCGCAATCATGGGACCAGGAACGAGGTGCGGTTCGTTGTCGGCGACAGGTGACCTACGGCGATTTGGTGCTTCGCGAGACTCCGGCCAAAGTTCCCTGCAATGATGAGACCGCTTCGATCCTGTTTGAAAACGCCAAGACGGAACTGCCGCTCGGTGGACTGAAGTTTCAGAAGCTCTTGCATCGAATTGGAATGGTTGGCGAGATCGACGATCAGGTCCCAGTCGTTACCGGAGAGATGCATTTAGAGTTGCTTCGGCAGTTGTGCATGAATCGCTCGAGTCTGCAGGAACTGAGGTCGGCGCCATGGAAGGATCATGTTCTCGGAATGATTGGCTACTCAGCTTGGCAAATTGTGCAATCCGAAGCGCCCGAGGAAGTCACTTTGCCCGGTGGCCGCAAAGCGGCGGTGCACTACGTCGAGGGCAAACCGCCTTGGATCGAAGTGAAGATTCAGTTGTGTTTTGGGTGGCCAGAAACGCCTCGGATTTTGCGTGGGCGAACGCCATTGCAGCTTCATTTGTTGGGCCCGAATGGTCGTCCTCAGCAGATCACGAATGACCTAGCCAGTTTTTGGGCCACGACTTACGGAGAAATCCGAAAGGAGCTTCGGCGTCGGTACCCGAAACACGATTGGCCGGAGGATCCTTTGTCCGCGACAGCGAGTTTCAACGGAATGAAGCGTCGCTGA